Genomic segment of Juglans microcarpa x Juglans regia isolate MS1-56 chromosome 7S, Jm3101_v1.0, whole genome shotgun sequence:
AAGTGGAATGCGAAAGCAGAGATCAAAACGCATGAACGGCAAGCAATCGGCTCAGGAGATGCGCAGATGAAGGTGAACTGCTGGACTGGCTCAAAACGCAGGAGATGGAGAGATGAAACACGGAAGCTGGGCTGGCAAAACGCATGAAAAGGCCACGACGCACGCACACTCAAAACGCAGAAAGGGGCTGGGCAAAACGCAGAGAGGGTTAGAGAGTATAAAGAGGGATTTTCATACCGTGCCCCGccccagttttttttttggattttattttcgTTCGGCGTGTTCTTCctctggtttttatttttttccagttcTTTTGACGgcttatttttactttattttccatctgtttttctttctgAGTTTCGGATTGCAGCATCTTTCATTCggttatttttcttaaaaacagTAATCAGTGatgttggattttaatcttcttgaacattttgttaatctagagatgataggctatatttttagcttgggattcaatGAGTAACCCATGACTATTTGTTATTGGATTCTCTTCAACATttagtgcttttgatgattaacttgatggattatatttcaatgtgcatcTATATAAGAttagagttctttgttcttggtttagatcaattgtagacgtaaggcacaattgatacttgaacaagtaacatgaccttgatctttttctttcatttttctatgattgtcatataatttgtcaagtagttttattaaaataaaaattgtggttTATTGCTATATTATCCGATCATGATCTTGaggaatgagagaatggttgagagaaaatgaaaaaaaagaagtaaatccatcaccaaattagtgggtgaaaattgcatcccaagtgtttgtttaattgcttcttacaagtttaagtcaacttccgcacattttctttaaatctcgattcttagcaattttagaaaaaggaaaaatagattcacttttattttcagctttacttaTGTTTGATCATCCCGAAAATCTCACTCATAATCCATTCCAGACTCTCTTAGTAAATAGCCCCATTTAGATGTGAATATAGTTAGCggttaagttctaaaatttattcttcttttctttttattatttttttgttcattgctagctcatttagtttaatctttttttatcattttaaactttcGTGTCACTCCAAACGGTAATATGTTGTCttgcgaaaatgaaatgtttgctaaattctcattgtccctgtgaattcgatcttgggatttacccttgtattactttgacagcttctacgcttggaagtcaaaattaaaagctgatcaagTTTTTGTCGCCGTTGCCGGGGACAACTAGTGTTTATCAGAGCATTCTCATATTGTTGAGAAGACGTTTGTACTGctgtgaacctcttcacagcttgggtgacatttttctttattttattttactttgtttttttttgtgtttattttgcatactcttttattttctgttcttgTTTGTATGACTGGTTAGACTAGGGACCAAACTTCTCGGTTGGTTAGGACAGAATCACAAGCATCTTTTACCTCAGCATCACTTTCTCTTGAGTCATCTTCTGACACTAATAGTACCATGGCTGAAAATGAGAATCATGATCGGGAAGTAGTGAATCAGAATAGGacacttagagattatttacaacCTGTCAGAACTAGCACACCTTCATGTATAATCCAACCTTTGAATGCAAATGCCTTTAACTTCAAACCTGGAATGATTCCATTAATTccacattttcatggcatggatTCCGAGAATCTTACCTtcatatcaaagagtttgaagaggtttgttctacattcatGGACCGGACTTGCACTGAGGAGGTTATTAGACTaaagttgtttccattttctttgaaagataAGGCTAAAACATGGCTAAATTCATTGAGACCTAGAACCATAGGCACATGGCAAGAaatgcaaactgaatttttgaagaaattctttCCAATACATAGGACGAATGCACTtaaaagacaaatcatgaactttacccaaaaagtttctgaaactttttatcaaagttgggaaagattcaaagatcttttaaatgcttgtcctcatcatggttatgaaaattgacgtttgataagtttttttttatgaaagtttgacaCCTAAAATGCGCCAATTTGTACAAACCATGTGTAATGGAGAATTTTTTGACAAAGAGCCTGAGGaagcatttgaatattttgattaccTTGCTGAAAATGCTCAATCTTGGGACACAACTGATGTGCATGATAGGTCTAGGCAAGTTGAGTCTGGTCATGGAAAATATACTttgaaagaagatgatgatttgcGTGCTAAATTAACTTTGTTGTCTAGAAAAATGGAAGCTATGGAATTAAAAAAGGTAAATGAAGTGCATGCTGTCCATAAAAATTCAGAGAAGTGTAGCATATGTGAGGATCATGGGCATTCAACTAATGAGTGTCCCACGATCCCCGCATTCAAAGAGGTATTGTTAGATCAATCTAATGCtgtaaatatgatacaaaaacCATATTCTGGTCCTTATTCTAATTCTTATAATCCAGGATGgagaaaccacccaaattttgGGTGGAGGAATGACCAGCAAGTAGCTCCAGCAGCCTTGGCTCTGGACCCTCTCAACTCGCAATTCAAGCACCTCCAATGCAAAAGAAGGGATTTGAAGAGACAGTACAGCAATTGTCAAACACCTTGCAGTAGTTTATGCAAGGTCAAGCaacaatcaacaatcaaaactcTCAAGCGATAAATGACATTCGGAGCACACTTACAAAAATGACTACGGCATGGAGCTCTcaagagaaaggaaaacttcctgcgcaacctcaacccaatccACAAAGTCAGCCTCCACAAGGGGCAGTTGAGAGTTCAAATGTGAGGCAAGTGAAGGCGGTCACCACTTTGAGAAATGGTAGGGTGGTGAACATTCCGGCTCAAGGTTCAGACAAGGCTGGTAAGGTCTCTAAACCTGTACAAAATGAGGCTGAAAATGGTGAGTTTGAACAAaatgaaactgaaactgaaaagattTCATGTCCTGTACCTGCTCTTTTTCCTCAAAGATTGGTCCCTCTGCACAAAGACAAACACCaatctgaaattttagaaatattcaagCATGTGAGGATTAATATCCCTTTGTTGGATGCTATTCAACAAATTCATGCATATGctaagtttctaaaagatttgtgtacggttaaaagaaaattaaatgtgcaaaagaaagcTTTTCTTACTGAGCAGGTCAGTGCCATAATTCAGAGCAATACCccaccaaaatataaagatcCCGGTTCACCAACAATTGCTTGTGTTATAGGAAGTTCAAAAATTGGTCAAGCATTGTTAGATCTTGGTTCAAGTGTGAATTTACTGCCTTATAATGTTTATGAGCAACTTGGTTTGGGGGAATTAAAACCAACTCCTATCATTTTACAACTAGCGGATAGGTCTATTAAAATGCCAAGAGGAGTTGTTGAGGATGTCTTGGTTCAAGTGGATAAATTCTTTTATCCCgttgattttgttgtgttggatgttcacttgacaccaaaatcttcttttcaagCACCTGTGATTCTTGGGAGACCTTTTCTTGCTACTTcaaatgcattaataaattgtaggagtggtgttttaaagctgagttttgggaacatgacccttgaactaaacattttcaatatttgtAGGCAACCTCAAGACTTGGAAGATGTACAAGAAGTGAATTTGTTGGAAAGCATCCTTGAGGAGGAGACTTATTTGGCATACCAGCCCACTAACCTGCTGTTTGAGTTAGAAAATTTTTGTGAACTCCTCACTGATGACACCCCCATTGATGTTTCTCATGTTtttaatgcagaaaataaattggAGACTAAATGGAGGCCAAAGATTGAGCAACTCCCACCTTTGACAGCAAATGAAATTCCAATACTAGAGCTGAAGCCATTGCCAAGTGACTTGAAATATGCATTTCTGGGACCGGACAGCACCTTCCCAGTGGTGATTTCAGCCCAACTCTCTCATGACCAAGAAGGGAAATTGATGGAAGTCTTAAAGCAACACAAAGGTGCCATTGGGTGGAAAATCGCAGATATAAAAGGTATAAATCCTCTTATGTGCACTCATAGgatttatttagaagaaaatgctaaAGTCTCTAGGGAGATGCAAAGGAGATTAAATCCTACCATGAAAGAGGTGGTAAAAACAGAGATTTTGAAATTACTTGACGTGGGAATCATATACCCTATTGCGGACAGCAAGTGGGTAAGTCCCATTCATgtaataccaaaaaaatctgggcttaccattgtgaaaaatgagaaagatgaaCTGATTCCTACTAGGATTTCTACTGGTTggcgaatgtgtatagattataggaagttgaatgcCGCCACTAGGAAAGATCATTTCCCTTTGCCATTTCTCGATCAAGTGCTAGAAAAAGTTGCGGGTCATGATTTCTATTGCTTTCTTGATGGATATTCTGGTTTTTACCAAATAGAAATTGCCCccgaagatcaagagaaaacaacTTTTACTTGCCCGTTTGGCACTTTTGCATTTAGAAGAATGCCTTTTGGACTATGTAATGCACCAGCTACTTTCCAAAGATGTATGCTTAGTATTTTCAGCGACATGATTGAAAACTGTTTGGAaatattcatggatgatttttcagtgTTTGGCAGTTCTTTTGATACATGTTTGACTAACTTACAAGCTGTTTTAGCCAGGTGTGAAGAGAAGCATTTGCTTCTCAATTgggaaaagtgtcatttcatggttcaACAAGGTATAGTTCTTGGTCACATAGTCTTATCAAGAGGTATTAAGGTTGATAAAGCTAAGATTGAACTTATTTCCAAGCTTCCTAGACCAAAAACAGTGAAAGAAATCAGATCATTTCTTGGGCATGCTGGGTTTTATAGGcgattcattcaaaattttagttctATCTCTAAGCCCTTGTGTGAGTTACTTATACATAATGTTGCTTTTGAATGGACCTCTTCTTGTCAAGATGCTTTTGATAAGCTGAAAATTTTGCTCACCACAGCCCCTATCATGCAGCCCCCTGTTTGGTCTATTCCTTTTGagataatgtgtgatgctagtgatgtAGCCATAGGAGCTGTCCTTGGACAGCGTAGAAATAAGTTCTCACATGTCATTTCTTATGCAAGTAGAACTTTAAATGGAGCCCAAAGAAATTATTCTACCACTGAAAAGGAATTGCTTGCTGTAGTTTTTGCATTAGACAAGTTTCGAACTTATATTCTTGGTTCTCCTGTAGTTGTTTTCACTGACCATGCAGCGTTAAAGTACTTATTGTCGAAGAAGGATGCTAAACCACGGTTAATCAGATGGATTCTTCTTCTACAAGAATTTGACCTTATCATCAAAGACAAGAAGGGTGCAGAAAAAGTAGTTGCCGACCACTTGTCTCGGCTTACATTTGCTGAAAAGGATCACACTATCCCTATccttgactcttttcctgatgaACAATTAATGTCAGTTGAAAATTTACCTTGGTTTGCtgatattgttaattttttggtGACAGGACAAACTCCACTCCATTGGAGTGCTCAAGACATACGAAAATTCAAGCATGAGATTTCAGAATTGGATGAGCTTAGGCGAGATGCATATGACAATTCCAAATTGTCAAAGGAACGCATGAAGGTATTACATGACAAGCACATCCAAAGAAAGAATTTTGAGCCCAATGAGCAAGTCTTACTTTACAATTCCCGCCTCCATCTATTTCCAGGCAAATTAAGATCGAGGTGGAGTGGGCCTTATGTAGTTAAGGCTGTGTTTCCATATGGAGCTGTTGAGATTACTAATCCTCAAAATGGAAACACTTTCAAAGTTAATGGCCAACgacttaaacattttttggcaaaactttCACATGAGGATACTTCCATTCCTTTGGAAGATCCCACTTATTCTCATGGTCCTTagctaatttttgttttgattttttttcttttctcttcttttcctttttatttttctgcttttatttgtttcagttctgtgtttttttttctttttctttttctttagtatATCTTTTTAGGTTCAGCACTGTTTATTCTTTTATGGTTTCATTTTTACGTTCACAATCCTTTCAGCCATCTCAGGTATTTTCCTTCGACCCTATTTTCTTTCATCCCTcgttttattcatgatttgcaTTGAGGACACTGCCCATTTTTAGTTGGGGGTAAGGAGAGCCTTCTACCATTAGTCTCTCAAGATTAATAGTTGTGGGGTCTGAATATTTGTTGCTACCAAGCTACTATTTTCACACTTCTCTACTTAAGATCAGATAGTTGCAGTTTTGGGCTACACTAATTCCCATTGGTTAGTTTTAAGTTTGACACTTGACCTTATGATAAGTCTTAGCAACTCAAACTTGGGAAAGTCACTTCAAAGCTAttgattgatgaccttaattgacACAAGCAGATACTTTTTGTGGTTTGTTTGATGACAATCAGTGGTTTCTTCTAAGCAATTAGCAAGAACTACAATGAACCATATCTTAATAGCTTAGGAAAAgtgtgatgaaaaaaaaaaaaaaaaaaaaagaagagaaaggttGTAAAAGTACATGAAAAAAGGGGCAGGCTAGAGATCAtgcaccaaaaaagaaaaaaatggtgcaAGTACATTGGAAAAGGCTGCCTATCACCGggatctatatataaaaaaaaaaataggtcttTCAAAGTGTGATAGCGTGAAAGCCGCTAAtgtaatggttttgaattggagtgaagaccttttggtttttcttgaaaaagttgttaGGGTGAAACTATTGAGAGAAATCTTGAAACTAACAAATGGAAATCTGTCACACACTTGGTGCACTCAAAGATCTTTAGCTTAAGTACATTTCCCTTGTTTGAgctcttgagaattttataagctTTTGTGTTGAGCTAAAACTAGACTTGACTATTTTCTAATGCCCATGatttcaatatgattgatcttttgtagagatttttgaGTTTAGTATCTCATTCTTGGATCCCACAATATTTTTATCGCATTAtttgctagagactagcaaaaagctagttggggggtgtgataaagtgttaaaaattacatgattaagttgctaaaatgaatgatttgtttaaccaaagaatgaattaagcacttaagTATATAGTAAAGTTTAATGtttgactcaatgttaaattctgATATCTTTGTTAATGTTGCATGGCATTGTGggaaagatattaaaattatatgggTAATATTGGAAGTACCCAACTAGCATGGCAGCAACAATAGAAACGCACAGCAGCTAGGgattggaaacaaaataaagacaagaaatgaaagagggCAGGGGAGGCACGATCATGGCTTCACCGTGTGGCCTCACAGCAAATCCACTCACGCGAGGTGCTGGACTGAAGATGAAACGCACTGCAGAGACGAAACGCACAGTAGCAGAGGGCCGCACCACGAACGCAGGAGCTGGAGACGAGTTCATGCTGAACCGCTCACGCACTCACAGCACGGACTCAAAACGCGGGGCTGCAGACATGAAACGCGGATCTGTGCTGGGCAGAAATGGACAGCAGCACGCATGCACGAAGTGGAATGCGAAAGCAGAGATCAAAACGCACGAACGGTAAGCAATCGGCTCAGGAGATGTGCAGATGAAGGTGAACTGCTGGACTGGCTCAAAACGCAGGAGATGGAGAGATGAAACGCGGAAGCTGGGCTGGCAAAACGCATGAAAAGGCCACGACGCACGCACACTCAAAACGCAGAAAGGGGCTGGGCAAAACGCAGAGAGGGTTAGAGAGTATAAAGAGGGATTTTCATACCGTGCGCCGCCCCAGTTTTTTTTTCGGATTTTATTTTCGTTCGGCGTGTTCTTCctctggtttttatttttttccagttcTTTTGACGgcttatttttactttattttccatctgtttttctttctgAGTTTCGGATTGCAGCATCTTTCATTCggttatttttcttaaaaacagtaattagtgatgttggattttaatcttcttgaacattttgttaatctagagatgataggctagatttttagcttgggattcaatGAGTAACCCATGACTATTTGGGATTGGATTCTCTTCAACATttagtgcttttgatgattaacttgatggattatatttcaatgtgcatctagataagattagagttctttgttcttggtttagatcaattgtagacgtaaggcacaattgatacttgaacaagtaacatgaccttgatgtttttctttcatttttctatgattatcatataatttgtcaagtagttttattaaaataaaaattgtggttTATTGCTATATTATCCGATCATGATCTCGaggaatgagagaatggttgagagaaaatgaaaaaaaagaagtaaatccatcaccaaattagtgggtgaaaattgcatcccaagtgtttgtttaattgcttcttacaagtttaagtcaacttccgcacattttctttaaatctcgattcttagcaattttagaaaaaagaaaaatagattcacttttattttcagctttacttaTGTTTGATCATCCCGAAAATCTCACTCATAATCTATTCCACACTCTCTTAGTAAATAGCCCCATTTAGATGTGAATATAGTTAACggttaagttctaaaatttattcttcttttctttttattatttttttgttcattgctagctcatttagtttaatcttttcttatcattttaaactttcGTGTCACTCCAAACGGTAATATGTTGTCttgcgaaaatgaaatgtttgctaaattctcattgtccctgtgaattcAATCTTGGGATCTACCtttgtattactttgacagcttctacgcttggaagtcaaaattaaaagctgatcacTAACAAACTTTAACCAGGAAATATGCCATCTCAAATGATAAGAACACACGGCAAAGCCACCTCAAGACACTTGGTCTGCTCAGAAAACAAGGGTTTCGGTTACTACCCACTATATCTATCACTAGAGAAGGCAACAAGAAACTGGTCTAGGAAGTTTCCACACAACACTCGGCTAGCCCAGAATTCGAACCCTCAATTACAAGGCACAAACTTGCTTAGAAAAACCCCAAATCACAGGAAAATTCATGGAAGGATTATTACCTGGTTTGGTCCCCTTTCAAGCCACGAAAATACACAGGAAACgaaaagaggaagagaaaatccGAAATCACAAAGCtagaaaacaaatagaaaatttcttaaacaaaacCCTAGGTTAAACCCATAAATCCAAGATCCCAAACTAGAAGCTAGAGTCATAGAACTCACTTACAAGGTCATTCTCTTGAAGAATTTCGGTGGGAATCTTAGGTTTAGGAAGTGGAAGAAATCGGCttgaggagaagaaggaagTCGCACAGCTAGAGGAAACCGAGAGGTTTCTCGTATGAAGGAAGGAACACTTGAGGAAATCTTCTCTTTTGTTTACTTTAGGACCGACATATGTAGGGAAATGAGGAAAATTACTTACTTGTCTTGGAAGCAGTCGTGTAGGAGAAGGAAGGAATTCACTTGGCTTTTTGAGGAAGCCACGGTTTCAAGGAGAAGAAAAGTCAATGGGTTTAAATCAAACTTGTCCCATAAGCTAGGGTATGAATGGTAGAGATCACATGTGGGGAGATCAAAAAGAGTTTGGCCCATTTCTtgagtaaataaaaattaaagggtttgaaagaaatattgtaaagtcataaaaatcacacccttgaattatttaataacccacataaaataaaaatacacccatcttaaaataaattaataaaataataaaagtctttatctcaaaatatttaacttaagaATTAATTGATGATGTAAGGACCCACGTAGTAGGATTCGGGTATTAGAATTTGGAGTTGTTTTCTCCATTTTTGTTATGGATATTAGTATGTGCGTATTGGTTGATATGGAGCTTTGAATGTGTTTTCTCCTTTATGAAATCTATCATTATGGATATCAGAATGCAGGGGCTATGAACAGAACAAGCGCACTGCGCTGTGAAAACTTTTCAATTACATTACTTTCTAGAAAAGTTTtcaaaactatttttcataaaagccACCAAAACGAAATTAAGGCATGAGTCGGATTTCATAAACACAAGCGCACTGCAAGATGCACTTCTATCTGCAGCAGAAGTGCACTGCAAGTACTCACTGTAGGCTATCTCTGTTAACAGAACAATTGCAATAGGTCACAGTAATCACAAGCGTATACAGCCTACAAACTTCATATAGGCCAGCTCCATGCCACTTGAAGCatagtaataaataagtatCAATCTCCATGCCTGCAAACTCTCATTATTTAGTTACAATAATCTAGAAAAATCATTGTcaaaacttagaaaatatttcaaaacgaATTTCAGCAATGCACAATGTATCTCCATCAACAAGCAAATCATTTAACCAATTACTTCATCCTCGCTGATCAGTAAAATAAGTTTGTGATGTCATGGCACTGTTTTGCCAATAATTCAATTACACTCAACTAAAATGTTGAAACAAAGTCCAATACATTCAATTATACTAAAGAGCATTAAATACATTAAACACAATACACAATACTAAAagctatatatttaattatatcatTGCAGCGGTCGtaatccatccaacccaaaGTTCAtcggttgtgatccatccaacctAATTTGCATCTGTAAACAATAAAACCCAGATATTAATGTCATCtccatattaatattattcaggACTTGAATAAATAAGCAAATGGAGCCCCACATACCTCGTGCAAGTAGCTTTTTGAGTGTAACAAAACCAAATATTAGACAGACAAACAGGGCAGGGCGTTTCATCTTTTATGCagctcattttttttcacaatagaAAATAATGGGCTAAAATTTCAAGCATTACAGTTCATTTTTGCagaaattgtttataaattcataatacACAATCAAATTAAGAACAAACTCCAGCACCTAAAAGGCAATAAGAGTTTCAAGGCAACTTGGCTTCTGCTGCCAAAACAAAATTGTGAGCTAAGCAAAACTGGAAACGAGATAAATGTATACTTTAATTCCCACTCAAGTTATTAGAAATGCAAGTGTATCCGACCCAAACCCCTACTGAGTTTTTTCTCAaaatgggtaaaaaaaaaatcaaggagTCGCATAATAGCTTCAAACCAGCAATGCAGATTTCTAATATTACTAATGGATAAATCAAGAATGCTCGATTTGTCCAAAGTGCATAACCATGAACCTCAGTAGGAAAAACCTTAATGAAGTGTCAAGTGTGACCAAATACCCACATTTGTCTCCATTAGTATAGCAACAACACTTATTTATGATCTAGATAACAAAATGTTAATGCTTGATTTGTTAAAAAAGCTCAGATTGATGGTAATCACAACACATCAGGATCTCCATCCTCAACTTCTCCATAAACTAAACGACTCTAAATACCAATAATTTGGCAGGCGCAAGTTTCCAATGGATCTCTCACAAGGTGAGATATTAATATTAACAAGTGCGAATCAAgacaaaaggcaaaaaaaagtTGGGACACACTTACACTTTGTTGACTTTGAATCGCTGTTCCTCGAATCTGGGTTCCACTAATGTCAAAAGCTGTACTTTCTAGAATGGCCTGGAAATGAAATACTTGTAAAAACCCAACCAAacactatatttaaaaaatgcttatgTACTTATAAGTATACTTGCACGTGTCCAGAATTGGCCATATCAATCTCTGAATGGCCCAATAAAGATCTTGGTGTGCTCAAGATAGGTGTATCTCCTACATCCCCCTAATAATGAAATAACAAATAAGAACACAAATTTGTCACATTTACTCttgtaatttataaaagaaaatgtcatTAAATAGATGCACCTCTTTGCGTTTCCCTTTTCCTTGTGATCTTTTAAATTTCACTTTAACTTTTCGCCTATCTTTCTCCATCCTGGATACTCTCCTCAAGGATGGGGGTCTGTCTTTCCCACGCACAACATTTGGACTACGTACTTGCCCAGAAGCACCGACAGTAGTTATGCCCCCTGTCGATATTGAAACATTGGAACCCGTTTGGGTCATCAATAGGGATTCTTAGTTGGCACGGTACAACTTAATCATTGCATATAACTTAGCTTTCACATCTTGAGTATGCTCTTTCAAACCTGCTGTAAGAGTATTCATTTGATAACAAATATTCAACATCTTTGAATATCTATTAGAATTTGCCCGTTGTTCCCCCGCATCATAGCTACTGTGGATCAACGTGTATCACCGTTTGATAtccttcctccatcgatctaaaAAGTATATATCTGGCAAAAATGTAATCTTGTTACATCTGAATACAAACCAAAATGTGCCTACACAATATTCCCCTCATCTAGAATAATCCACAAGAACACTTTGTAGATGTATCTTCTTCAATAAAGTCCATAGAATATGTAACCAGCTTTGTGAACTCACCAAATGAACTTCATCCTTTACCAGATAAGTCTGTATTGAACTATCACTTTTATGTGACTTTGGATTCATATCGATCATGCCGGTAACTTGATATTGTACttccttaaatttagaatttgtGTACAACTCTTTAAACCTCTTATCAATTGGAGATCTAGATATGCAGGGGGTTGTGACACTAAATGAGTGGAAGTCAGCGACATTTTCAttcccaacttttttttctatGCGTTATAAAATTGATCGACAAACTCTTTCAGGTTCGTCTTAGCATTAACATACCCATCAAAGAAGGCATTCATGCTCTTGCTTTGTTgtgttgtactcattccaaccTAAAACAGTCTTTCAAGAATGCTGGAACCCAATGCTCACGATCAACGTATAGACTCTATAACCAGACATTTTCATGCAAATTGTACGTGGTAATTAACTGAACCCAACTTGTCTCAAACTCATCAACACTTTGGTTGTCatacacacatttcatcaatGCATTTTTCATCCCAATTTGGTTGGAACCATAGGAGCCAAGTTTTGGTGTTTGggaaaataatactaattgcatttttcatcgcTCTATCTTGGTCAGTGATAATAGCATTAGGAGCTATACCATCCATACACTGCAACCAAGTTTGGAATAACCACACAAAGGTCTCCGTATCTTCACTGGAAATCAAGCCTGCTCCCAAGAGAATTGACTGcccatggtggtttacaccaacaaatggtgcaaatggCATCCCATATCTATTCGTCATGTATGTGGTGTCGAATGTGACCACATCACCGAGAAGACATTCTTTAACCTCCCGTTATtatctaaatccatcaatgcaAAGAACCTAATATTTTTGTACTTTatcctacaaaaatactcttgaaGTGCACCAGCACCACCTGTGCCAAGTTGTAGATGTCTTGCCTCGTCGATGTAAATATGATAATCTTTTCCCAAAAATGGAAGGTTCTCAAACCCGCCCGCgccaacaacaagagatccAAAACTCTTGTTCATTCGGACACCAGCCATATCATTTGTATCTAGAACTCTTTTTACGGCgtcactcacttctctattacatcgaAAGAA
This window contains:
- the LOC121241056 gene encoding uncharacterized protein LOC121241056, which produces MRQFVQTMCNGEFFDKEPEEAFEYFDYLAENAQSWDTTDVHDRSRQVESGHGKYTLKEDDDLRAKLTLLSRKMEAMELKKVNEVHAVHKNSEKCSICEDHGHSTNECPTIPAFKEDGETTQILGGGMTSK
- the LOC121240853 gene encoding uncharacterized protein LOC121240853 codes for the protein MTTAWSSQEKGKLPAQPQPNPQSQPPQGAVESSNVRQVKAVTTLRNGRVVNIPAQGSDKAGKVSKPVQNEAENGEFEQNETETEKISCPVPALFPQRLVPLHKDKHQSEILEIFKHVSAIIQSNTPPKYKDPGSPTIACVIGSSKIGQALLDLGSSVNLLPYNVYEQLGLGELKPTPIILQLADRQPQDLEDVQEVNLLESILEEETYLAYQPTNLLFELENFCELLTDDTPIDVSHVFNAENKLETKWRPKIEQLPPLTANEIPILELKPLPSDLKYAFLGPDSTFPVVISAQLSHDQEGKLMEVLKQHKGAIGWKIADIKGINPLMCTHRIYLEENAKVSREMQRRLNPTMKEVVKTEILKLLDVGIIYPIADSKWVSPIHVIPKKSGLTIVKNEKDELIPTRISTGWRMCIDYRKLNAATRKDHFPLPFLDQVLEKVAGHDFYCFLDGYSGFYQIEIAPEDQEKTTFTCPFGTFAFRRMPFGLCNAPATFQRCMLSIFSDMIENCLEIFMDDFSVFGSSFDTCLTNLQAVLARCEEKHLLLNWEKCHFMVQQGIVLGHIVLSRGIKVDKAKIELISKLPRPKTVKEIRSFLGHAGFYRRFIQNFSSISKPLCELLIHNVAFEWTSSCQDAFDKLKILLTTAPIMQPPVWSIPFEIMCDASDVAIGAVLGQRRNKFSHVISYASRTLNGAQRNYSTTEKELLAVVFALDKFRTYILGSPVVVFTDHAALKYLLSKKDAKPRLIRWILLLQEFDLIIKDKKGAEKVVADHLSRLTFAEKDHTIPILDSFPDEQLMSVENLPWFADIVNFLVTGQTPLHWSAQDIRKFKHEISELDELRRDAYDNSKLSKERMKVLHDKHIQRKNFEPNEQVLLYNSRLHLFPGKLRSRWSGPYVVKAVFPYGAVEITNPQNGNTFKVNGQRLKHFLAKLSHEDTSIPLEDPTYSHGP